A genomic region of Capra hircus breed San Clemente chromosome 19, ASM170441v1, whole genome shotgun sequence contains the following coding sequences:
- the BHLHA9 gene encoding class A basic helix-loop-helix protein 9 translates to MHRGAPGPGLRGLKGAEGSPQDLGNSCLEAGRDFGVLRENGGPRGLGEAEEVTGSKKRSRPVRSKARRMAANVRERRRILDYNEAFNALRRALRHDLGGKRLSKIATLRRAIHRIAALSLVLRASPAPRWPCGHQECHGQAARAGDAGDLGSSPPAPPPPAGPFAPRCASCHPHTPLGRPRAAAEALPGWAQASHGSWRRSLGAPSAWPRGLLRAGPGLGHQHS, encoded by the coding sequence ATGCACCGAGGCGCGCCAGGACCAGGCCTCAGGGGCCTGAAGGGGGCTGAGGGCTCTCCTCAGGACTTGgggaactcttgcctggaagctgggagggattttgGGGTGCTGAGAGAGAACGGTGGCCCCCGAGGTCTGGGCGAGGCGGAGGAGGTGACCGGGAGTAAAAAACGCAGCCGGCCCGTGCGGTCCAAGGCGCGGCGCATGGCCGCCAACGTGCGCGAGCGCAGGCGCATCCTGGACTACAACGAGGCCTTCAACGCGCTGCGCCGCGCGCTGCGGCACGACCTGGGCGGCAAGAGGCTCTCCAAGATCGCCACGCTGCGCAGGGCCATCCACCGCATCGCCGCGCTCTCCCTCGTGCTGCGCGCCAGCCCCGCGCCCCGCTGGCCCTGCGGGCACCAGGAGTGCCATGGGCAGGCCGCGCGCGCAGgggacgcaggagacctgggctccagcccgccggcgccgccgccgcctgccGGGCCCTTCGCGCCGCGCTGCGCCTCGTGCCACCCGCACACGCCCCTGGGGCGGCCCAGGGCGGCGGCCGAGGCGCTGCCGGGCTGGGCCCAGGCCTCCCACGGAAGCTGGCGCCGAAGTCTCGGGGCTCCCTCGGCCTGGCCGCGGGGCCTCCTGCGAGCGGGCCCCGGGCTGGGCCACCAACACTCCTGA